A section of the Veillonella criceti genome encodes:
- a CDS encoding siderophore ABC transporter substrate-binding protein yields the protein MRKIFKYMAVTICVVAMGLLAGCGSTSSSNSNEGTGGTIQIQHKSGDTTVPVNPKRVVVLDLASLDTMDKLGLSSSVVGLPNDLMPAYLDKYKDSNTYISVGNLKEINFEKVSQLKPDLIIISGRQEESYKELASIAPTINLGLDMAHYWDSMQHNVKIIGQIFNKEKEAETELKALQNRVADLKKITLNSEKKGVVVMVNGGKLSVFGPGTRYGLIFDTVGAQSILPAPTDGKEMTHGQRASFEFLAEKNPDFMIVIDRDNAIGQGGSAKDIMNTPLINQTKAAQTGHIVYADSALWYLSGGGLESTALMLDDITRAIQ from the coding sequence ATGAGAAAAATCTTTAAATATATGGCAGTAACCATATGTGTAGTGGCTATGGGATTATTGGCTGGTTGTGGTAGCACATCGAGCTCTAATAGTAATGAAGGTACGGGTGGAACTATACAGATTCAACATAAATCGGGGGATACTACGGTTCCCGTTAATCCTAAACGCGTTGTTGTTTTAGACTTAGCAAGTCTTGATACAATGGACAAGTTAGGCTTAAGTAGTTCTGTTGTAGGATTGCCAAATGATTTAATGCCTGCTTATTTAGATAAATATAAAGATTCAAATACATATATAAGTGTGGGCAATTTAAAGGAAATTAATTTTGAAAAGGTTAGCCAATTAAAGCCAGATTTAATTATTATTTCAGGTCGCCAAGAAGAATCCTATAAAGAATTAGCATCCATTGCGCCTACAATTAATTTAGGGTTAGATATGGCTCATTATTGGGATTCTATGCAACATAATGTAAAAATTATTGGTCAGATTTTTAATAAAGAAAAAGAAGCTGAAACAGAATTAAAAGCCTTGCAAAATCGTGTGGCCGATTTGAAAAAGATTACCCTAAATAGCGAGAAAAAAGGGGTGGTTGTAATGGTTAATGGTGGTAAATTAAGTGTGTTTGGTCCAGGCACACGCTATGGACTCATCTTTGATACAGTTGGGGCACAGTCCATTTTGCCAGCACCGACAGATGGCAAAGAAATGACTCATGGTCAACGAGCTTCTTTTGAATTTCTAGCTGAAAAAAATCCTGATTTTATGATTGTGATTGATCGGGATAATGCGATTGGACAAGGTGGTTCGGCTAAGGATATTATGAATACACCGTTGATTAATCAGACGAAAGCAGCACAGACAGGTCATATTGTGTATGCGGATTCCGCCCTTTGGTATTTATCCGGAGGTGGTTTAGAATCGACAGCACTCATGCTTGATGATATTACAAGAGCTATTCAATAA
- a CDS encoding ABC transporter ATP-binding protein, with the protein MLTLTHITKAYRDKTVLQDVSVTFRPGRLVSIIGPNGAGKSTLLSVITQLSPQTQGQVMLDDMSITNFDRQELAKRISFLRQSNTVNVRLTVRELIAFGRFPYSHGRLTKEDEVKIEEAMAYLQLEAMADRFIDQLSGGERQRAFIAMTLAQDTDYVLLDEPLNNLDMKHSVQIMKALRQMVDQFGKTVIIVIHDINFASFYSDEIIAVKAGQLVKQGDIESIINEDMLRRIYDMDIRVSHINDKRLCEYFQ; encoded by the coding sequence ATGCTAACGTTAACACATATAACTAAAGCATATCGCGATAAGACGGTATTGCAGGATGTGTCGGTTACCTTCCGGCCAGGACGGCTTGTTTCTATTATTGGCCCTAATGGAGCAGGTAAGAGCACCTTACTTAGTGTTATTACGCAATTATCGCCCCAGACACAAGGGCAAGTTATGCTTGATGATATGTCAATTACAAACTTTGATCGCCAAGAGCTGGCCAAGCGAATTTCCTTTTTAAGACAAAGTAATACGGTGAATGTACGTTTAACAGTGCGAGAGCTGATTGCTTTTGGTCGTTTTCCCTATTCGCATGGGCGTTTAACAAAAGAGGACGAAGTAAAGATTGAGGAAGCTATGGCGTATTTACAATTAGAAGCTATGGCGGATCGTTTTATTGACCAACTTAGTGGTGGTGAGCGACAACGTGCTTTTATTGCTATGACTTTGGCACAAGATACGGATTATGTATTGTTAGATGAGCCGTTAAATAATTTGGACATGAAACATTCTGTACAGATTATGAAAGCCTTGCGACAGATGGTTGACCAATTTGGTAAAACGGTAATTATTGTGATTCATGATATCAATTTTGCTTCCTTTTATTCCGATGAAATCATTGCTGTCAAAGCGGGGCAGTTAGTGAAACAAGGGGATATAGAATCTATTATTAATGAAGATATGCTGCGGAGAATCTATGATATGGATATTCGTGTTAGCCATATAAATGATAAACGACTTTGTGAATATTTTCAGTAA